A genomic stretch from Georgenia muralis includes:
- a CDS encoding DNA-binding protein yields the protein MTTNRRATTRVPSGKLVALSDAAAEFSVCTKTIRRRIADGTVTGYKVGRVIRVDLEELRRALVIKIPTTR from the coding sequence ATGACCACGAACCGGCGGGCGACCACGCGGGTGCCGAGCGGCAAGCTCGTCGCGCTCTCCGACGCCGCAGCAGAGTTCAGCGTCTGTACCAAGACGATCCGGCGACGCATCGCCGACGGCACGGTCACCGGGTACAAGGTCGGCCGCGTCATCCGGGTCGACCTCGAGGAGCTCCGCCGGGCGCTCGTCATCAAGATCCCGACGACGCGGTGA
- a CDS encoding TetR/AcrR family transcriptional regulator, whose amino-acid sequence MTLLSDDSRPARRGPGRPRHADTEERAYRSALELFGQRGWAGLSLDAVAQHAGVGKSSIYLRWKDKRELLLDAVRDFETRHVNPADPSLPIRDYLVEYAVARAALFLGKQGATMAAIISAAVANPDEYADIQNESLNRGVLALMGRLEQAVAEGEMPIGTSAAQFLEALEGAIVFHTIIAPGRPSKDQIAETLPQYVTELVDWLLRGLPQRRSPDPPAW is encoded by the coding sequence ATGACACTTCTCTCTGACGACTCGCGGCCAGCCCGCCGCGGTCCCGGGCGTCCACGGCACGCCGACACCGAAGAACGTGCTTACCGGTCCGCCCTCGAGCTGTTCGGCCAGAGGGGCTGGGCAGGACTCAGTCTGGACGCCGTCGCCCAGCACGCTGGAGTCGGAAAGTCGTCGATCTACCTCCGGTGGAAGGACAAGCGCGAGCTGCTCCTGGACGCAGTTCGCGACTTCGAGACCCGGCACGTCAACCCGGCGGACCCGTCGCTCCCCATCCGCGACTACCTCGTCGAATACGCGGTTGCCCGGGCGGCACTCTTTCTGGGCAAGCAGGGGGCCACCATGGCGGCGATCATCTCGGCTGCGGTGGCAAATCCAGACGAGTACGCGGACATCCAGAACGAGAGCCTCAACCGAGGGGTGCTCGCTTTGATGGGCCGGCTCGAGCAGGCCGTCGCCGAAGGGGAGATGCCCATCGGTACATCCGCTGCCCAGTTCCTTGAGGCGCTCGAAGGGGCGATCGTCTTCCACACGATCATCGCGCCTGGCCGCCCATCCAAAGACCAGATCGCCGAGACCTTGCCGCAGTACGTCACTGAGCTCGTCGACTGGTTGCTCCGCGGACTGCCGCAGCGACGGAGCCCTGATCCGCCGGCGTGGTGA
- the mobF gene encoding MobF family relaxase, whose product MDWVAHLVGVTVSMRVVSAGKGYGYLLRSVVQGDGNVAQATGFTRYFTEAGTPPGVWMGKGVAFFGAGELRPGMAVTPEQLRTLLGRGSDPVTGVSLGRPFREYPSVAERTAALTARVDRALPAGEFDAEVTRIRAEQAARGPQTATAGFDLTFSVPKSASVLWSVADANIQGLIVEAHHAAVAQVLDFFEREVAATRTGHAGIAQVSVVGVAATAYDHWDSRANDPQLHTHVVVSNKVMTAHDGRWRTLDSRAVHHALVGLSEHYNAVLADRLTGTFGLSWERRERGEDRTGQWEIQGVSEALIAEFSSRARAIDVATDAKIAAYVAEHGRRPTGRRIVQLRAEATLDTRPEKAIRALADLTAEWRARARDLVGGDPTAWARILTTTREPARALTGESVPMFLVDQAAADVVEAVAERRSTWRHWNLWAEASRRTMGWRFVAAADREQVIALITDAAIGRSVRLTPGEVATVPAGMRRGDGTSPLRPRHSTYYSSERLLGAEDRLLTLADDHDASLVVPQHLAGNVTGSRGDGVVVGGEQAAAITQILTSGRRLDVLVGPAGTGKSTAMAALAGAWTAVHGPGSVVGMAPSAAAAQVLAEDIGLGCDNTAKWVYDHARGRADFCPGELVILDEATLASTRTLETIATRAAEAGAKVVLVGDPAQLQSVDAGGAFNMLTAARGGDLAQLVEVRRFIHVWEKDASLALRDGDPAAIDAYAGHGRIVEGTTEAMIDTAYQAWQHDLTAGRSSILVTEAADSVRHLNDRARADRIRSGVTSTLREVGLRDEARASVGDVVITRRNDRRLRTSPGTWVRNGDRWTVTRVGRDGTLGVRQAGDASGAGVRLPAGYVARHVDLGYAVTAHRAQGLTVDTAHVVVSPSTTRENLYVSMTRGRHANTAYVALDQPDPLHATPAETETTARTVLFGVLNHSALELSAHQTITAEQERWTGIAQLAAEYETIATTAQHGRWTRLVTDALTGAGGLTSAEAAQATKSEAFAVLMAELRRAEAHHHDLDTLLPRLVTQRTLLDADDIAAVLTARLGRATRQPAPGTTPDLIAGLIPAASGPLPADFARALDERRQLIETRAHTLAEAAVRDRAPWVSHTGERPNGASDYQGWLAELTVIAAYRDRYAITGPAPLGPSTHTLAPGRDRRRANEALHRARAIIQTRRTDGTRAQTHARSL is encoded by the coding sequence GTGGATTGGGTCGCGCACCTGGTGGGTGTGACGGTCTCGATGCGGGTGGTCTCGGCGGGCAAGGGGTACGGGTACCTGCTGCGCTCGGTCGTGCAAGGTGATGGGAACGTCGCGCAGGCGACGGGGTTCACGCGGTACTTCACGGAGGCGGGTACCCCGCCGGGGGTGTGGATGGGGAAGGGGGTCGCGTTCTTCGGGGCGGGGGAGCTGCGCCCGGGCATGGCGGTGACTCCCGAGCAGCTGCGGACGCTGTTGGGTCGGGGGAGCGACCCGGTCACGGGGGTGAGCCTGGGTCGGCCGTTTCGGGAGTACCCGAGCGTGGCCGAGCGGACCGCGGCGCTGACCGCCCGGGTGGACCGGGCGCTGCCGGCGGGGGAGTTCGACGCCGAGGTGACCCGGATCCGGGCCGAGCAGGCCGCCCGTGGGCCACAGACGGCGACGGCGGGGTTCGATCTGACGTTCTCGGTGCCGAAGTCGGCGTCGGTGCTGTGGAGCGTGGCGGACGCGAACATCCAGGGCCTGATCGTCGAGGCCCACCATGCCGCCGTCGCGCAGGTGCTCGATTTCTTTGAGCGGGAGGTTGCGGCCACCCGCACCGGGCATGCCGGGATCGCGCAGGTGTCGGTCGTGGGGGTTGCCGCGACGGCGTATGACCATTGGGACTCGCGGGCCAACGACCCCCAGCTCCACACCCACGTGGTGGTCTCGAACAAGGTGATGACGGCCCACGACGGGCGGTGGCGGACCCTGGACTCCCGGGCGGTCCACCACGCGCTCGTTGGCCTGTCCGAGCACTACAACGCCGTCCTCGCGGACCGGCTCACGGGCACGTTCGGGCTGTCGTGGGAGCGGCGCGAGCGTGGCGAGGACCGCACCGGCCAGTGGGAGATCCAAGGTGTCAGTGAAGCCCTGATCGCCGAGTTCTCCAGCCGGGCCCGGGCGATCGACGTCGCCACGGACGCGAAGATCGCCGCCTACGTGGCCGAGCACGGCCGCCGGCCCACCGGCCGGCGGATCGTGCAGCTGCGCGCCGAGGCCACCCTGGACACCCGCCCCGAGAAGGCCATCCGGGCCCTGGCCGACCTGACGGCCGAGTGGCGGGCACGCGCGCGGGACCTGGTGGGGGGCGATCCCACGGCGTGGGCACGCATCCTCACCACCACCCGAGAGCCGGCGCGGGCGCTGACCGGGGAGTCGGTGCCGATGTTCCTGGTCGACCAGGCCGCCGCCGACGTGGTGGAGGCGGTGGCGGAGCGGCGGTCGACCTGGCGGCACTGGAACCTGTGGGCCGAGGCCTCGCGCCGCACGATGGGCTGGCGCTTCGTCGCCGCCGCGGACCGGGAACAGGTGATCGCGCTCATCACCGACGCGGCCATTGGGCGGTCGGTCCGGCTCACCCCGGGCGAGGTCGCTACCGTCCCGGCCGGGATGCGGCGCGGTGACGGCACCAGCCCCCTGCGGCCCCGGCACTCCACCTACTACTCGAGCGAGCGTCTGCTCGGCGCGGAGGACCGGCTGCTCACCCTGGCCGACGACCACGACGCGTCCCTTGTCGTCCCGCAGCACCTCGCCGGGAACGTCACCGGTTCCCGGGGTGACGGTGTGGTGGTCGGCGGGGAGCAGGCCGCCGCGATCACGCAGATCCTCACCTCGGGCCGACGTCTGGATGTGCTGGTTGGTCCGGCCGGGACCGGGAAGTCGACCGCGATGGCCGCCCTGGCCGGTGCCTGGACAGCGGTGCACGGGCCCGGGTCCGTGGTCGGGATGGCGCCGTCGGCCGCCGCCGCACAGGTCCTCGCCGAGGACATCGGCCTCGGCTGTGACAACACCGCCAAGTGGGTGTACGACCACGCCCGTGGCAGGGCGGACTTCTGCCCGGGCGAGCTCGTCATCCTGGACGAGGCCACCCTGGCCTCCACCCGCACCCTGGAGACCATCGCCACCCGCGCCGCCGAGGCCGGCGCGAAGGTCGTCCTCGTCGGCGACCCGGCCCAGCTGCAGTCCGTCGACGCCGGCGGTGCGTTCAACATGCTCACCGCGGCCCGCGGCGGCGACCTGGCACAGCTGGTGGAGGTGCGGCGGTTCATCCACGTCTGGGAGAAGGACGCCTCCCTCGCCCTGCGCGACGGCGACCCGGCCGCGATCGACGCATACGCGGGCCACGGCCGGATCGTCGAGGGCACCACCGAGGCCATGATCGACACCGCCTACCAGGCGTGGCAGCACGACCTGACTGCCGGCCGGTCGTCCATCCTGGTCACCGAGGCTGCCGATTCCGTGCGACACCTCAATGACCGCGCCCGCGCCGACCGCATCCGGTCGGGTGTGACATCCACGCTGCGCGAGGTCGGACTGCGCGATGAGGCCCGCGCATCGGTGGGTGATGTGGTCATCACGCGGCGCAACGACCGCCGCCTGCGCACCAGCCCCGGCACCTGGGTCCGCAACGGCGACCGGTGGACCGTCACCCGAGTCGGCCGCGACGGCACGCTCGGCGTCCGCCAAGCCGGCGACGCCAGCGGCGCGGGCGTGAGGCTGCCGGCCGGGTACGTCGCCCGGCACGTCGACCTCGGCTACGCCGTCACCGCCCACCGCGCCCAGGGCCTGACGGTCGACACCGCCCACGTCGTCGTCTCCCCCTCGACCACCCGCGAGAACCTGTACGTGTCCATGACCCGCGGCCGGCACGCGAACACCGCCTACGTCGCCCTCGACCAGCCCGACCCACTCCACGCCACCCCCGCCGAGACGGAAACCACCGCGCGGACCGTCCTGTTCGGCGTGCTCAACCACTCCGCCCTCGAGCTCTCCGCCCACCAGACCATCACCGCCGAGCAAGAGAGGTGGACCGGCATCGCCCAGCTCGCCGCCGAGTACGAGACCATCGCCACCACCGCCCAACACGGCCGGTGGACCCGGCTCGTCACCGACGCCCTCACCGGGGCGGGCGGGCTCACGTCGGCCGAAGCCGCGCAGGCCACTAAGTCTGAGGCTTTCGCCGTCCTCATGGCTGAGCTGCGCCGCGCCGAGGCCCACCACCACGACCTCGACACCCTCCTGCCGCGCCTGGTCACCCAACGCACCCTGCTCGACGCCGACGACATCGCCGCCGTACTCACCGCCCGCCTCGGCCGAGCCACGCGACAGCCCGCACCCGGCACGACCCCGGACCTCATCGCCGGACTCATCCCGGCCGCGTCCGGCCCTTTGCCCGCCGACTTCGCCCGCGCGCTGGACGAACGACGTCAGCTCATCGAGACCCGCGCCCACACCCTCGCCGAGGCCGCTGTCCGCGACCGGGCGCCCTGGGTGTCCCACACTGGGGAGCGGCCGAACGGTGCAAGCGACTACCAAGGGTGGCTCGCCGAACTGACCGTCATCGCGGCCTACCGCGACCGGTACGCCATCACCGGCCCCGCGCCCCTCGGACCCTCCACCCACACACTCGCACCGGGACGCGACCGCCGCCGCGCCAACGAAGCCCTCCACCGCGCCCGGGCCATCATCCAGACGCGCAGGACCGACGGCACCAGGGCGCAAACCCACGCGCGCAGCCTCTAG